The Hymenobacter oligotrophus genome has a window encoding:
- a CDS encoding DEAD/DEAH box helicase gives MEKVKFEELQLSEELQRAITEMGYEEASPIQTAAIPVLLEGKDVIGQAQTGTGKTAAFSIPAIESIDTNSRDVQVLVLCPTRELAVQVSGEIQKLGKYKRGLAVVPIYGGSSYDRQFKALERGVQVVIGTPGRVMDHLERGTLKLDKAKMIILDEADEMLDMGFRDDIETVLAQMPEERQTVFFSATMSKPIMDLTRKYQREPQIVKVNHQEMTVSNIEQAYYEVRGPQKKDVLSRVIDMYSLKSVIVFANTKRMVDDIVSDLQARGYFADGLHGDMSQQARQNTLDKFRKGTLEILVATDVAARGIDVDNVEAVVNYDLPTDEEYYVHRIGRTGRAGKSGKAFTFVSGRDIYKLRDIMRFTKAQIKQERIPSFEDVSEVKTTVLLGQIKEVIEKGNLEKYIGRVQRLIDQEEEVTSLDIAAALLKMVMKESKQAEKGLEADRQKGTPREGYTRLFVTMGKKDRLHPRDLVDLIVSSSNIAPGRVGDIELYDKFSFVEVPSEDANDVIEQLGRTSLYGRPVSFSLATQREAGAAAAEGGDERRPRRSGGPGGFGGNREGGFQRREGGYGGGNREGGYGGNRGGYGGGQRREGGYGGGQRREGGFGGGGYRGRRDNEGGYRPRRDRSEGFDD, from the coding sequence ATGGAGAAAGTAAAATTTGAAGAGCTGCAGCTCTCGGAAGAGCTACAGCGTGCTATTACCGAAATGGGTTACGAGGAAGCCTCGCCCATTCAAACTGCCGCCATTCCGGTACTGCTCGAAGGCAAAGACGTTATTGGCCAAGCCCAAACGGGTACCGGCAAAACGGCTGCCTTTAGTATCCCCGCTATCGAAAGCATTGACACCAACTCCCGCGACGTGCAGGTGCTGGTGCTCTGCCCCACGCGCGAACTCGCCGTGCAAGTTTCGGGCGAAATCCAGAAGCTGGGCAAATACAAGCGTGGCCTTGCCGTAGTGCCCATCTACGGTGGTTCGAGCTACGACCGTCAGTTTAAGGCACTGGAGCGCGGCGTGCAGGTGGTAATTGGTACCCCCGGCCGCGTAATGGACCACTTGGAACGCGGTACGCTTAAGCTGGACAAAGCCAAGATGATCATCCTCGACGAGGCCGACGAAATGCTCGACATGGGCTTCCGCGACGACATCGAGACGGTGCTGGCCCAGATGCCCGAAGAGCGCCAGACGGTATTCTTCTCGGCCACGATGAGCAAACCCATCATGGATCTGACGCGCAAATACCAGCGCGAGCCCCAGATCGTGAAGGTGAACCACCAGGAGATGACCGTCTCGAACATCGAGCAGGCATACTACGAGGTGCGTGGCCCGCAGAAGAAGGACGTACTGTCGCGTGTAATCGACATGTACAGCCTGAAATCGGTGATTGTGTTTGCCAACACCAAGCGCATGGTCGATGACATCGTGAGCGACTTGCAAGCCCGCGGCTACTTTGCCGATGGCCTGCACGGCGACATGAGCCAGCAGGCCCGCCAGAACACGCTCGACAAGTTCCGCAAAGGCACCTTGGAAATCCTCGTAGCCACCGACGTTGCCGCCCGCGGCATCGACGTGGACAACGTGGAGGCCGTGGTTAACTACGACCTGCCCACCGACGAGGAATACTACGTGCACCGCATCGGCCGTACGGGCCGCGCTGGTAAATCGGGCAAAGCCTTCACCTTCGTGAGCGGCCGCGACATTTACAAGCTGCGCGACATCATGCGCTTCACCAAAGCGCAGATCAAGCAGGAGCGCATCCCGTCGTTCGAAGACGTGTCGGAGGTTAAAACCACCGTGCTCCTAGGTCAGATTAAAGAGGTTATCGAAAAGGGCAACCTCGAGAAGTACATCGGCCGCGTGCAGCGTCTGATCGACCAAGAAGAAGAAGTAACCTCGCTAGACATCGCCGCTGCTCTGCTGAAGATGGTGATGAAGGAAAGCAAGCAAGCCGAAAAAGGCTTGGAAGCCGACCGCCAGAAAGGTACGCCGCGCGAGGGTTATACCCGCCTGTTCGTGACGATGGGCAAGAAGGACCGCCTGCACCCGCGCGACCTCGTCGACCTGATCGTGTCGTCGTCGAACATTGCTCCGGGCCGCGTGGGCGACATCGAGCTGTACGACAAGTTCAGCTTTGTGGAAGTACCGAGCGAAGATGCCAACGACGTGATTGAGCAGCTGGGTCGCACCTCGCTGTACGGCCGTCCGGTATCGTTTAGCCTGGCTACGCAGCGCGAAGCTGGTGCCGCAGCCGCTGAAGGCGGCGACGAGCGTCGTCCGCGCCGCTCGGGTGGCCCGGGTGGCTTCGGTGGCAACCGCGAAGGTGGCTTCCAGCGCCGCGAAGGCGGTTACGGTGGCGGCAACCGCGAAGGTGGCTACGGCGGCAACCGTGGCGGTTACGGCGGTGGTCAGCGCCGCGAGGGTGGCTACGGCGGCGGCCAACGCCGCGAAGGCGGTTTCGGTGGCGGTGGCTACCGCGGCCGTCGCGACAACGAGGGCGGTTACCGCCCGCGCCGCGACCGTAGCGAAGGCTTCGACGACTAA
- a CDS encoding ferritin-like domain-containing protein gives MATDNQNSALRGVLNELVETLKDGERGYSEALTDVKDQDLKQVFKQYAVQRDSYLTELENAMHNLNMRPAEAKEDKMDSVIGTAHRAWINIKSVVTGNDRKAILDECERGEDYAVKAFQKAVQSDALPHEIKSIVEKQYNGIKQAQDQIRMLKESAR, from the coding sequence ATGGCTACTGACAACCAAAACAGCGCCCTCCGCGGCGTGCTGAACGAACTAGTAGAAACCTTGAAGGACGGCGAGCGTGGCTACTCTGAGGCACTTACCGACGTTAAAGACCAGGACCTCAAGCAAGTATTCAAACAATACGCCGTACAGCGCGACAGCTACCTCACGGAGCTGGAAAACGCCATGCACAACCTGAACATGCGCCCTGCCGAAGCCAAAGAAGACAAAATGGATTCGGTGATTGGTACCGCCCACCGTGCTTGGATCAACATCAAATCGGTGGTAACCGGCAACGACCGGAAAGCCATACTGGATGAGTGCGAGCGGGGCGAAGATTACGCCGTGAAAGCGTTTCAGAAGGCCGTACAATCCGATGCGCTGCCGCACGAAATCAAGTCCATCGTCGAGAAGCAATACAACGGCATCAAGCAGGCGCAAGACCAGATTCGCATGCTGAAAGAGTCGGCCCGTTAA
- a CDS encoding BaiN/RdsA family NAD(P)/FAD-dependent oxidoreductase, whose protein sequence is MKNSFAADVAVLGGGAAGFFGAIACAEANPDLNVILLEKTTKLLSKVRVSGGGRCNVTHHCFSPAQLVQFYPRGGKHLKEPFKQFGAQDTVQWFERRGVPLKTEADGRMFPTTDSSETVAKCLEQAAQRAGVRVLTSTAAERIEPLAGGGFCLYLSGNQELRVGKLLVATGGNAKSAAYDWLRHLGHTICEPVPSLFTFNVPNSPLKELMGVSVPQARVVLAGEKLEYEGPLLVTHWGVSGPAVLKLSAWGARRLHELQYTGMALVNWAPAHTEETMRQWLQSFRNENGKKIVAANPLFGLPQRLWRTLVEQAGIGSETRWSELAGKLQNRLLELLLRTPLPVRGKTTFKEEFVTCGGVPLSEVNLKTMESCRVPGLHFAGEVLDIDGITGGFNFQAAWTTGYLAGRAMATT, encoded by the coding sequence GTGAAAAACTCTTTTGCTGCCGATGTAGCCGTGCTGGGCGGCGGAGCGGCCGGCTTTTTTGGCGCCATTGCCTGCGCCGAAGCCAACCCGGACCTGAACGTGATTTTGCTCGAAAAAACCACTAAACTGCTGAGCAAAGTGCGCGTGTCGGGCGGCGGCCGCTGCAACGTTACGCACCACTGCTTTTCGCCGGCCCAGCTGGTGCAGTTTTACCCTAGGGGCGGCAAGCACCTAAAAGAGCCATTCAAGCAATTTGGCGCGCAGGATACGGTGCAGTGGTTTGAGCGGCGCGGCGTGCCACTCAAGACCGAAGCCGATGGGCGCATGTTCCCCACCACCGATTCTTCCGAAACCGTGGCCAAGTGTCTGGAGCAAGCAGCTCAGCGGGCCGGCGTGCGCGTGCTCACCAGCACCGCCGCCGAGCGCATCGAGCCGCTCGCGGGCGGCGGTTTCTGCTTGTACCTCAGCGGCAACCAGGAGTTGCGCGTGGGCAAACTGCTGGTTGCCACCGGCGGCAACGCCAAGTCGGCGGCTTACGATTGGCTGCGGCACCTAGGGCACACCATCTGCGAGCCGGTGCCTTCGCTGTTTACCTTCAACGTGCCCAACTCGCCGCTCAAGGAGCTGATGGGCGTGAGCGTGCCGCAGGCCCGGGTAGTGCTGGCCGGCGAGAAGCTGGAGTACGAAGGCCCCCTGCTTGTAACCCACTGGGGCGTAAGCGGGCCGGCCGTGCTCAAGCTATCGGCGTGGGGCGCGCGCCGCCTGCACGAGCTGCAATACACCGGCATGGCCTTGGTAAACTGGGCCCCTGCGCACACCGAGGAAACCATGCGCCAATGGCTGCAAAGCTTTCGCAATGAAAACGGCAAAAAAATAGTGGCTGCCAACCCTTTGTTTGGCTTGCCGCAACGGCTCTGGCGTACGCTGGTCGAGCAGGCCGGCATTGGGTCCGAAACCCGCTGGAGCGAGCTGGCGGGCAAATTGCAAAACCGGCTGCTCGAGCTGTTGCTGCGCACGCCGCTGCCCGTGCGCGGCAAAACCACTTTCAAGGAGGAATTTGTAACCTGCGGCGGCGTTCCGCTGAGCGAAGTAAACCTCAAAACCATGGAGAGCTGCCGCGTACCCGGCCTGCACTTTGCCGGCGAGGTGCTCGACATCGACGGCATTACCGGTGGTTTCAACTTTCAAGCGGCCTGGACCACCGGCTACCTCGCGGGCCGCGCCATGGCCACCACCTAG
- a CDS encoding Rossmann-fold NAD(P)-binding domain-containing protein encodes MNTPSIAVLGCGWLGLPLGSTLAQAGYQVAGSTTTPEKLALLKANGIQPHLLRLGPSTPPSEIAPLLAGSHVLVLSVPPSRTAPERAAYPAALAPVVAAVAASAVRHVVFISSTGVYPDEPRLMTEADAVATAQAENHLLQAEALFGQPSQAWQTAVLRLGGLMGPGRAPGRFLAGRTEVPQAQAPVNMLHLDDAVGVVRAVIEQQCWGVTLNVCAPAHPTRAAFYQTAAAHLGLPAPMFSPHDERSGKCIDTALLQRTLSYKFRHPEPEAALNFC; translated from the coding sequence ATGAACACACCCTCCATTGCCGTGTTGGGTTGCGGCTGGCTTGGCTTGCCCCTAGGCAGCACCTTGGCCCAGGCGGGCTACCAGGTAGCCGGCAGCACCACCACGCCCGAAAAACTTGCTTTGCTGAAAGCCAACGGCATCCAACCGCACCTGCTGCGCCTCGGCCCCAGCACCCCACCCAGCGAAATTGCCCCGCTGCTGGCCGGTTCCCACGTGCTGGTGCTGAGCGTGCCGCCCTCGCGCACCGCCCCCGAGCGCGCCGCCTACCCCGCTGCCCTCGCGCCGGTGGTAGCGGCCGTGGCCGCGTCGGCCGTGCGGCACGTGGTATTTATCAGCTCAACCGGCGTGTACCCCGACGAGCCCCGCCTGATGACGGAAGCCGATGCCGTGGCCACTGCCCAGGCCGAAAACCATTTGTTGCAAGCCGAAGCGCTGTTTGGGCAACCCAGCCAGGCCTGGCAAACCGCCGTGCTGCGGCTTGGCGGGCTAATGGGCCCAGGGCGGGCACCGGGCCGCTTTCTGGCGGGCCGAACGGAGGTGCCGCAAGCCCAAGCCCCCGTCAACATGCTCCACCTCGACGACGCCGTGGGCGTTGTGCGAGCGGTGATTGAGCAGCAGTGCTGGGGCGTTACGCTAAACGTGTGTGCCCCCGCCCACCCCACCCGGGCTGCTTTTTACCAAACGGCCGCCGCGCACCTAGGGCTGCCCGCGCCGATGTTCAGCCCCCACGACGAGCGCAGCGGTAAATGCATCGATACCGCGCTTTTGCAGCGTACCCTTTCCTACAAGTTTCGGCACCCCGAGCCCGAAGCCGCCCTGAACTTTTGCTAG
- a CDS encoding SDR family oxidoreductase — protein sequence MASPYAQPMLRDGALEGKTIIVTGGGTGLGRAMTTYFLQLGANVVISSRKLDVLETTANELREKTHGKVLAVPCDVRKYDEVEAMIQRAVQEFGRVDVLVNNAAGNFISPTERLTHKAFDVIVDIVLKGTYNCTLALGKHWIAQQQPGTILNIVTTYASVGSAYVVPSAAAKAGVLAITRSLAVEWAKYGIRSVAIAPGPFPTEGAWSRLFPEPLASKLDPAASVPLKRVGEHQELANLAAYLVSDFAAYVNGEVITIDGGEWLNGAGEFNKLELLTPQMWDQIEKTMRR from the coding sequence ATGGCCTCACCTTACGCCCAACCCATGCTGCGCGACGGCGCCCTCGAAGGAAAAACCATCATCGTGACCGGCGGCGGCACCGGCTTGGGCCGGGCCATGACGACGTATTTCCTGCAGCTCGGGGCCAACGTGGTTATCAGCTCGCGCAAACTCGATGTGCTGGAAACTACCGCCAACGAGCTGCGCGAGAAAACCCACGGCAAAGTGCTGGCCGTGCCTTGCGACGTGCGCAAGTACGACGAGGTAGAAGCCATGATTCAGCGCGCCGTGCAGGAGTTTGGGCGCGTGGATGTGCTGGTAAACAACGCCGCCGGCAACTTCATCAGCCCCACCGAGCGCCTCACCCACAAAGCCTTCGACGTGATTGTGGACATTGTGCTGAAGGGCACTTACAACTGCACCTTGGCCCTTGGCAAGCACTGGATTGCGCAGCAGCAGCCCGGCACCATCCTCAACATTGTAACCACCTACGCCTCCGTGGGCTCGGCCTACGTGGTGCCTTCGGCGGCCGCCAAAGCCGGCGTGCTGGCCATTACCCGCTCGTTGGCGGTGGAGTGGGCCAAGTACGGCATCCGGTCGGTGGCCATTGCGCCCGGCCCCTTCCCGACGGAAGGTGCCTGGAGCCGCCTATTCCCCGAGCCCCTGGCCTCGAAGCTCGACCCAGCGGCTTCGGTGCCGCTCAAGCGTGTGGGCGAGCATCAGGAGCTGGCCAATCTGGCGGCTTATCTGGTGTCGGATTTCGCAGCCTATGTGAACGGCGAGGTAATTACCATCGATGGCGGCGAATGGCTCAACGGGGCCGGCGAGTTCAACAAGCTGGAGTTGCTGACCCCGCAGATGTGGGACCAGATTGAGAAAACCATGCGCCGCTAA
- a CDS encoding LysM peptidoglycan-binding domain-containing protein gives MLFSLTWLPVVVSLLSPVAPAPLAPAAPRATPTEAPTADHLLSRLSMAISKLQTLRCTVKASERHAGSYQHALTQMKVASSPLRVYLRTNQGVEVLWVQGQNDGDAWVYPNRFPYVTLSLDPNGTLMRRTQHHSVADAGYGTIADLIRTAPQRSDAYRRSFRYAGDTTLQGRPCHVLRSDFPQFRYIAHKTSAGETAGKIAERYGCGEYRIVERNKVDYTTPLPAGRVLQVPNAYGRRTILCVEQKTMLPLAVAVWDDKGLFESFEFSQVVANQPIAAVEFTKDYKDYRL, from the coding sequence ATGCTGTTTTCGCTGACATGGCTTCCGGTTGTGGTTTCGCTGCTGTCGCCCGTTGCCCCTGCCCCGCTGGCACCGGCGGCACCTAGGGCCACCCCTACCGAAGCACCCACGGCCGACCACTTGCTTTCGCGCTTATCAATGGCCATCAGCAAGTTGCAAACCCTGCGCTGCACCGTAAAAGCCAGCGAGCGGCACGCCGGCAGCTACCAGCATGCCCTCACCCAGATGAAGGTGGCCAGCTCGCCGCTGCGCGTGTACTTGCGTACCAACCAAGGCGTGGAGGTGCTGTGGGTGCAAGGCCAGAACGACGGCGACGCCTGGGTGTACCCCAACCGGTTTCCGTACGTTACGCTCAGCCTCGATCCGAACGGCACGCTGATGCGGCGCACCCAGCACCATTCGGTAGCCGATGCGGGCTACGGCACCATTGCCGACCTGATACGCACGGCGCCGCAACGCTCCGATGCCTACCGCCGCTCGTTCCGCTACGCCGGCGACACCACCCTGCAGGGCCGCCCGTGCCACGTGCTCCGTTCCGATTTTCCGCAGTTCCGCTACATCGCCCACAAAACCAGCGCCGGCGAAACCGCGGGCAAAATTGCCGAGCGCTACGGCTGCGGCGAGTACCGCATTGTGGAGCGCAACAAGGTGGATTACACCACGCCCCTGCCCGCCGGCCGCGTGCTGCAAGTACCCAACGCCTACGGCCGCCGCACCATCTTGTGCGTGGAGCAAAAAACCATGCTGCCGCTGGCCGTGGCCGTGTGGGACGACAAAGGCCTGTTCGAATCCTTCGAGTTTTCGCAGGTAGTGGCCAACCAGCCCATTGCCGCCGTCGAGTTCACAAAAGATTATAAGGACTACCGTTTATAA
- a CDS encoding YciI family protein, with translation MGMYVVSLRLPDFFDEEFVALIPRHRAFINSLIEENVVVSYAISADRSRGWVTMQGPNAETVRAVVEQFPLYRFLKQIEIDELFVFDSSASRLPKISLN, from the coding sequence ATGGGCATGTACGTAGTGTCGTTGCGCTTACCCGATTTCTTCGACGAAGAATTCGTTGCCTTAATCCCGCGCCACCGGGCTTTTATCAACAGCCTCATCGAGGAAAACGTGGTGGTGTCGTATGCCATCAGCGCCGACCGCTCGCGCGGCTGGGTAACCATGCAAGGCCCCAACGCCGAAACCGTGCGAGCGGTGGTCGAACAGTTTCCGCTTTACCGATTTCTGAAGCAAATTGAAATCGATGAGCTGTTCGTGTTCGACAGCTCGGCCTCGCGCCTGCCCAAAATCAGCCTTAATTAA
- a CDS encoding glycosyltransferase family 2 protein produces the protein MHFSIITPTHNRAAYLPEAVQSVRASVLAPLPDASYEHLILDNACADDTARILQEVAAADGPPIRSWQHPGPQPLAPGAARHLLIGHAPAESWLVPLDDDDLLLQRTLYHYGAQTQANPGKQWFVADFLRVDEERRYLPNEDYYAWRFNTPADMLRAIFKAEHFIQGNVCFSHALYREVGGYDQQLRMAEDLDLYVRFLLAGHLPVLCPHISHLHRFHRSNVSIGVDAARHGADLQVIYAKYAASLQALGVAEPG, from the coding sequence ATGCATTTTTCCATTATCACCCCAACGCACAACCGGGCCGCCTACCTACCCGAGGCTGTGCAGAGCGTGCGCGCCAGCGTGCTGGCCCCGTTGCCCGATGCCAGCTACGAGCACCTCATCCTCGACAACGCCTGTGCCGACGATACTGCCCGCATTCTGCAAGAAGTTGCCGCTGCCGATGGCCCGCCCATCCGGAGCTGGCAACACCCCGGGCCCCAGCCCCTGGCTCCTGGTGCGGCCCGGCACCTGCTCATCGGCCACGCGCCCGCCGAAAGCTGGCTGGTGCCCCTCGACGACGACGACCTGCTGCTGCAGCGCACGCTTTACCACTACGGCGCCCAAACGCAGGCCAACCCGGGCAAGCAGTGGTTTGTAGCCGATTTTCTGCGCGTTGACGAGGAGCGGCGCTACCTGCCCAACGAGGATTACTACGCCTGGCGCTTCAATACGCCGGCCGACATGCTGCGCGCCATCTTCAAGGCCGAGCACTTCATTCAGGGCAACGTGTGTTTCAGCCACGCGCTGTACCGCGAAGTAGGCGGCTACGACCAGCAACTGCGCATGGCCGAAGACCTCGATTTGTACGTGCGGTTTTTGCTGGCCGGCCACTTGCCCGTGTTGTGCCCGCACATCAGCCACTTGCACCGCTTCCACCGCTCCAACGTTAGCATCGGGGTTGATGCCGCCCGCCACGGCGCCGACCTGCAAGTGATTTACGCTAAATACGCCGCTTCGCTGCAAGCCCTAGGCGTTGCCGAGCCGGGCTAG
- a CDS encoding metal-dependent hydrolase family protein encodes MTLFLRLRKLALAGALLLRGTYLAAQAPAAATLLQPAAVFDGETLHPGWAVLVEGERIRAVGPANQMPIPTGVRIVALPGLTLLPGLIEGHSHLLLHPYNETSWNDQVLLESQALRVARATAHAQRTLQAGFTTARDLGTEGADYADVGLKQAIEQGLIPGPRLLIATRALVATGCYGPKLSVDVAVPQGAQEVSGPDEIVRAVREQVGKGADVVKVYADYRLSATGPAVPTFSQDELNLLVTTARSLGKPVVAHASTPEGMRRATLAGVETIEHGDGGTPEVFRLMRQRGVALCPTVAASDAISQYRGWRRGQSPEPERITQKRQSMQAARKAGVALAIGGDVGVFAHGDNVRELELLVQEHGLTPLEVLRGATSGNAHLFHLPDRGRVAPNLLADLVAVQGNPTTDVQALRQVQWVMKGGVVYRQP; translated from the coding sequence ATGACGCTTTTCCTGCGCTTGCGCAAGCTGGCCCTGGCGGGCGCGCTGCTGCTGCGCGGCACCTACCTAGCCGCTCAAGCGCCCGCCGCTGCCACGCTGCTGCAACCGGCCGCCGTGTTCGATGGCGAAACGCTGCACCCCGGCTGGGCCGTGCTGGTTGAGGGCGAGCGAATCAGGGCCGTGGGCCCTGCCAATCAGATGCCTATACCAACTGGGGTCCGCATCGTTGCGTTGCCCGGCCTTACGCTGCTGCCGGGCCTGATTGAAGGACACTCGCACCTGTTGCTGCACCCCTACAACGAAACTTCCTGGAACGACCAGGTGCTGCTCGAGTCGCAGGCCCTGCGCGTGGCCCGCGCCACCGCGCACGCCCAGCGCACCTTACAAGCCGGCTTTACCACCGCCCGCGACCTAGGCACCGAAGGCGCCGACTACGCTGATGTGGGCCTCAAACAAGCCATCGAGCAAGGCCTGATACCCGGCCCTAGGTTGCTGATTGCCACGCGTGCCCTGGTAGCCACAGGCTGCTACGGCCCCAAGCTTTCGGTTGATGTGGCGGTGCCGCAGGGCGCGCAGGAGGTTAGCGGCCCCGACGAAATTGTGCGGGCTGTGCGCGAGCAGGTGGGCAAGGGGGCCGATGTGGTGAAGGTGTATGCCGACTACCGCCTTTCGGCCACGGGACCCGCCGTGCCCACGTTTTCGCAAGACGAACTGAACCTGCTGGTAACCACGGCCCGCTCGCTAGGCAAGCCGGTGGTGGCGCACGCCTCCACGCCCGAGGGCATGCGCCGCGCCACGCTGGCCGGGGTCGAAACCATTGAGCACGGCGACGGCGGCACCCCGGAGGTGTTCCGGCTAATGCGCCAGCGCGGCGTGGCCCTGTGCCCTACCGTGGCCGCCTCCGATGCCATTTCGCAGTACCGCGGGTGGCGCCGCGGCCAAAGCCCCGAACCCGAGCGCATCACCCAAAAGCGCCAAAGCATGCAGGCCGCTCGCAAAGCCGGCGTTGCCCTGGCCATAGGCGGCGACGTAGGCGTATTTGCCCACGGCGACAACGTGCGCGAGCTGGAGCTGCTGGTGCAGGAGCACGGCCTTACGCCGCTCGAGGTGCTGCGCGGCGCCACCAGCGGCAACGCCCACCTGTTTCACCTACCCGACCGCGGCCGCGTGGCTCCCAACCTGCTGGCCGACCTGGTAGCCGTACAAGGCAACCCCACCACCGATGTGCAGGCGCTGCGGCAGGTGCAATGGGTGATGAAGGGCGGCGTCGTTTACCGGCAGCCCTAG